CACCGGGGGTTAATTTAAATATTAATGAAAAACTGGAGATTGCAAAGCAATTGGAGAGACTTGGGGTGGATGTTATAGAAGCCGGATTTGCCATTGCATCTCCCGGGGATTTTAAAGCAGTAAAGGCAGTTGCTGAAAATGTGAAAAATGCCACTGTTGCAAGCCTTGCAAGAGCATTGGAAAAGGATATTGACAGGGCATGGGAAGCTGTTAAAGAGGCAGAAAATCCTTTAATACACACTTTTATTGCAACTTCAGATATACATTTGAAGTATAAACTTAAAATGACCGAAGAAGAAGTCCTTGAAAGGGCTGTAGCAATGGTTAAATACGCTAAAAAATACTGTAGTCATGTTGAGTTTTCAGCGGAAGATGCCAGCAGGACCAGACCGGAATTTTTGTTTAAAGTTTTGGAAAAAGTAATAGACGCAGGGGCTGTTGTTGTTAATATACCTGATACTGTGGGTTATGCAACACCTATTGAATTTGGAAACTTAATAAAAGCAATCAAAGAGAATGTGCCCAACATTGACAAAGCAGATATTAGTGTCCACTGCCACAATGACTTGGGATTGGCTGTAGCAAATTCATTGTCTGCTATATTAAACGGGGCTACCCAGATAGAAGGTACAATAAACGGTTTGGGTGAAAGGGCAGGTAATGCAGCGGTTGAAGAAATAATAATGGGCTTGGAAACAAGAAAGGACTTTTACAATGTAACTCACAATTTTGACACAACACAGATATACAGAACAAGTAAATTGGTTTCAAGCCTGACAGGTGTTAAAGTTCCGCCAAACAAGGCAATAGTGGGTTCTAATGCCTTTGCCCATGAGTCAGGAATTCACCAGCATGGCGTTTTAGCTGAAAAGACCACTTATGAAATAATGACCCCTGAATCCATAGGACTTTCTACAAACAGAATGGTATTAGGAAAGCTTTCAGGACGTCATGCTTTTGAAGAGAGACTTAAAGAACTTGGGTATAATAACCTTACTGATGAGGAAATACAAAAGGCCTTTGAAATGTTTAAGGATTTGGCGGACAGGAAGAAAACCGTTACAGACAAGGATATTGAAGCCTTGATAGGTGCGAAAGTATCAAAAGTACCTGAAGTATACGAATTGGAAAGCTTTCAGATTACCAGCGGAAACAAAAGCGTTGCAACTGCTACCATTTCACTTAAAAAGAGTGAAGAAATTATTACAGAGGCTGCAACAGGCGATGGTCCTATAGATGCCGCATTTAATGCAATGGAAAGAGTAGTTGGAATGAACTTCAAACTTGAAGATTACTTCTTAGAATCTGTAACAGAGGGTAAAGACGCATTAGGTGAGGTTACAGTGAAAATTTCCAAAGATGATATAGCGGTTCTGGGACGGGGAATAAGTACTGACGTTATAGAAGCTAGTATAAAATCCTACTTGAATGCAATCAACAAGATAATCAGCGAGGAGAAATTATTAGGAGGGAAGTAAATTTGAAAAGAATTTATATATATGATTCCATCCTCAGGGATGGGGCACAGGCCCAAGGGATCTCCTTTAGTGTTGAGGACAAATTGAAAATTGTTAAAAAATTAGACAGTATGGGCGTAAGTTATATTGAAGCAGGAAACCCGGGTTCAAACCCTAAGGATTTGGAGTTTTTTGAAAGGGTAAAAAAGCTGGATCTCAAACACTCAAAAATCGTAGCTTTTGGAAGTACCCGCAGGGTTAATGTTTCTGTGGAAGAGGATGCAAATGTCCAGTCCCTTTTGAGGGCAGACACACCTGCTGTAGCAATATTTGGCAAGAGCTGGGGATTCCAGGTTAAAGAAATTTTAAGAACCACATTAGAAGAAAATTTAAATATGATCCGGGACACTGTAGTTTTCTTCAAAAGCAAAAATAAAGAAGTGATATTTGATGCTGAGCATTTTTTTGACGGATATAAAGAAGACCCTGAGTATGCCATGAAAGCCCTTAAAGCTGCCTCTGAGGGAGGTGCTGACTGCTTATGTCTTTGCGATACAAATGGAGGAACATTCCCTGACGAGATATATGAAATAACATCCAGGGTGGTAAAAGAGTTTAAAGAGGATATTGGTATACACTGTCACAATGATACCGGTATGGCAGTTGCAAATTCCATTATGGCAGTTAAGGCAGGAGCTGTCCAGGTGCAGGGGACTATGAACGGATATGGAGAAAGAACAGGTAATGCAAACCTGACTACAATAATACCCAATTTGCAGTTAAAGCTTGGATACAGCTGTATATTGGAAGAAAGTATTTCAGAGTTCACAACAATATCCAGATACATTAGCGAAATTGCAAATGTTTTGCACGACGACAGAGCTCCTTATGTGGGTAATTATGCTTTTGCCCACAAAGCAGGTATGCATGCTGATGCCGTAAATAAAAATCCTTCTGCATATGAGCATATAGCCCCTGAAGCTGTTGGAAATACAAGGATGTTCCTCATATCAGAGGTTGCAGGAAGAGGTGCTCTGCTAAACTTTATAAATACCTTTGACAAAACCATTACAAAAGATTCACCTTATACTAGAGAGATATTGAAAAAAGTTAAAGAAATGGAATTTAAAGGTTATCAGTATGAAGGGGCAGAGGGTTCTTTAGAGCTTATAATACGCAAGATATTAGGTAAATATAAGTCTCATTTTGAATTAGGAGAATTTAAAGTGTTGGTAAGTGAGCCTCCTATTAGTAGTGCCAATTCCTCTGCAATAATAAAAATCAGTGTGGATGGCCAGGAGGAAATGACAGCTGCTGAAGGAAACGGTCCGGTAAATGCTTTGGACAATGCCTTAAGAAAAGCTTTAAAGAGATTTTATCCTCAAATAAAAGATATGAAGCTTACAGACTACAAGGTAAGGGTGCTTGACTCTGATTCTGCAACAGCTGCAAAGGTTAGGGTTCTGATTGAGTCAACAGATGGAAAAGATGTGTGGACTACAATAGGTGTATCGGCGGACATTATTGAAGCCAGCTGGCTGGCATTGGTTGATTCAATTGAATATAAACTCATTAGGGATGAATTGGGACAGTCGGAATAACAACCAAGGATAATCACATAGCCAGAATAATCACATAGCCAAGATAATCAAACAGCCAAGATAATCAAACAGCCAAGATAATCAAACAGCCAAGATAATCAAACAGCCAAGATAATCGCATAGCCAAGACAATCAAGCAGCCAAGATAATCACATAGCCAAGATAATCAAACAGCCAGGATAATCAAACAGCCAGTATAATCAAATAACCAGTATAATCAGGGCAATCAGAACAATTAAAAGGAGGCAAACCTATGTACCCGGATATTATAAATGAAAGTGTTGAAAAAAACAAAGATAATGAAGAAGAATTGGCGGAACACCGGAGACTGGAATTACAGCAGCTTAAGGAACAGCTTAAAGAGTGGGAGATACATTTTTTTGACCTTATTAAGGAATCACCCAAACAAGAAAGTGCACGCCTTATGGTATCCCAGGTGGTAAGGTTTATACTTTCCAGGAGGGGAATGTTGGAAAAAACTAAAGAAAGCAAGACCTTGCCAATGGATGAAATAGAGAAATATTTAAAAATACCGAGGAAGAAAATAGAGACAGTTCAAAAATATATAATAGCCGTTTTACTGATATGTACAGGAGACTTTCATTTAATAAAAGAGCATGTAAATTTTATAAACGGTATGTAAAGGCAAAAGCCCCGATGTTAGTTTAAACATCAGGGCTTTTTTGATTAGGGTTTTTCTTGGGCTATATATAGTTAGACGTATATAGCTATTATTATATGTGTATTATTATTTTTTTATTTGTTTTAATTCAGGTCTTAAAACTATAGTTGCCAGAGGTGGTACAGTAAGGCTTATGGAATACGACCTGTTGTGGAAAGGCTGGTCTTCTGCTTTTAATGGTTCAAAGTTTCCTACATTACTTCCACCATATTTTTCCCAATCGCTGTTAAAAATTTCTGTATATTCAGCATCAAAAGGTACTCCTATACGGTAGTTGTGGTGTGGGACAGGAGTGAAATTAGATAAAAATATCAAACAGTCACGCCAGTCCTTACCCTTTCTTATAAAGGATACTATGCTGTGTTCCCTGTCATTGCAGTCTATCCACTCAAAGCCTTCATAGTTGAAATCAACTTCATATAAAGCCTTTTCATTTCTATACAAGTGATTTAAGTCTTTTACATAGGTTTGCATTTTTTTATGCATGTCATAGTCAAGTAAAAACCAGTCTAAACTTTGTTTATAATTCCATTCAATAAACTGAGCAAATTCACCGCCCATGAATAAAAGTTTCTTTCCGGGATGTCCATACATATATCCATAGCAGGCACGCAGTCCTGCAAATTTTTGCCAGTAGTCCCCGGGCATTTTTTCTATCATTGAACACTTTCCATGTACCACTTCGTCATGGGAAAGAACCAGTATGAAGTTTTCTGAAAAAGCATACATAAGTGAAAATGTTATAAGATCTTGATGGTACTTGCGGTATATAGAGTCCATACTCATATAGCGTAAAAAGTCATTCATCCAGCCCATATTCCATTTGTAGGAAAATCCTAGACCTCCTACATAGGGGGGCTTGGTGACAAGAGCCCAGGAAGTAGACTCCTCAGCAATCATCATAACCCCCGGATAATAGCTGAATACCGTGGAATTTAACTGGCGCAGGAACTCTATGGCATCAACGTTTTCTTTTCCACCCCAGCGGTTAGGTATCCATTCCCCGTCCTTTTTACCGTAGTCTAGATACAGCATTGATGCAACCGCGTCAACCCTGAGTCCGTCTATATGGTATTTGTCAAGCCAGAATAGTGCATTTGATATTAAAAAGTTTCTGACTTCATGTCGTCCATAGTTAAATATATGGGTACCCCAGTCGGGATGTTCTCCCTGCTTTTGATCGTAGTGCTCATAAAGAGCCGTCCCATCAAATCTTGCCAAACCATGTCCGTCCTTTGGAAAGTGTGCAGGTACCCAGTCAAGGAGTACGCCTATTCCGTTTTGGTGGCATTTATCTACAAAATACATAAAGTCCTTTGGCTCACCATATCTGCTTGTTGCAGCATAATAGCCTGTTATTTGATATCCCCAGGAGCCGTCAAAGGGGTGTTCTGCCACAGGAAGAAGTTGAATATGTGTGTATCCCATTTCCTTTACATATTCTACTAATTGATCTGCCAACTCCCTGTATGTATAAAAACCGTTTTCGTCATTTGAAACCCTTTTCCATGAGCCTAAGTGAACTTCGTATATGGAGACCGGTTTATCAAAATTATTTTCCTTGTCCCTTTTCTTCATCCACTCATGGTCATTCCATTCGTAGTTTTCAAGATCGTACACTATGGAAGCGGTATTTGGCCTTAGCTCAGCATAAAAGGCATAGGGATCACTTTTAACGTACAATTCATCGTGAGGGGTTTTAATTTCATATTTGTATATATCCCCTTCTTTAACGCCGGGAATAAATAACTCCCAAACGCCGGATGAACCCCTGGCTCTCATGGCATGTCTTCTGCCGTCCCATTGGTTAAAGTCTCCCACAACACTTACACGTTTTGCACAAGGGGCCCACACTGCAAATAAGGTACCCTGAATGCCGTCTATAGTCATTAGATGGGCACCTAATTTTTCGTATATTTTGTGGTGATTGCCTTCATTGAAAAGGTGTAAATCAAAGTCCGTCAAAACAGGCAGGAAGCTATAGGGATCGTAGGTAGAAAAGGTGTGTCCCGTATCATCTGTCACTTCTAAAATATACTTGAAAAAATCCGATCTGCCCTCTAACAAAACTTCAAAGAAACCTTTTTCATCCACTAAGTCCATATTGTACTTTTCACTGCTAGAGATATCAATTACGTTTATTTCTTTGGCGTTTGGATAAAAAGCACGTACTACAACGGAGTCTTCATGTTCTAAGTAGTGCATACCCAAAACACTGAAAGGATCCGGGTGTTCAGCATTAATAACTCTTAAAACTTCATCATAATTTGCAGTTGTTTTTACCATAATTCATACCTCTTTTTTTGTATTTTTTTTAGTATAAGCATTATATTTTTTTATTATTAATATTAAACAAATCCAAATAGTAAAGAATAAGGTTTTGCTTGATAATAAAGGGACAAATAACCGATTTTTTATGAACAACTAGAACGGGTTTAATGACAAAATATTACATCGTATTTAAATTTATTTATCACCAAGTATAATAATACCACATTTTAAGTGGACATTTCAAATATATTTTATTATTTTTTTATATTATTTGCAAAAAAAATTATTTTATTTTAAAATACACAATAAATATTATATGCAAATGAAGCGAAAATATTCTCTATAAATACACTTATATAAGGGTTTGGTGTTTAATATGAAATTAATAAAAAACGGATTGGTGTTTTATGATAATAATAGTTTTGAGAAAAAAGACATATTAATTAAAGATGGTAAAATTGCAGATATCAGAAGGGGTATATCTAAAAATGGGTGTGAAGTTATAGACGCTGAAGGTTTTTGGGTTTTGCCGGGTTTTATTGATATACATACCCACGGGGGTGGGGGATACGACATAATGAATTCAAAATGCCGGGAACTTGAAAGCTTGTCCCGTTTTTTTGTATCAAAGGGTGTGACGGCTTTTTTGCCGGCGGTAATGACTGCTCCTTTAGAAGATATGATGAATGCAGTAAGAAATATAAATCAATATATAAATAAGATAAATAAGCCATCTAAAAATAAAATCCCCGGTGCCAAAATAATTGGCATTAATATGGAAGGACCTTTTATAAGCCAAAAGTACAAGGGGTCACATCCAAAAGAGCATATAATTCCACCCTCTGTCTCCCTATTGGAAAGGTTTATACATGAATCAGGGGGAAATATAAAAATAGTAACAGTTGCCCCTGAGGCAGAAAATGCAATTTCCTTTATAGAACATTTTAAAAGAAGGGGGATAGTTTTTTCTGCAGGGCACACAGGAGCGGACTATAAAGTGGCTGCGCATGCTTTTGAAAAGGGATTTAGCCATGTGACCCACCTCTTTAATGCCATGGCCGGCATCCACCACAGAGACCCCGGTATTGCAGGTGCAGCTTTAGAAAGAGATAATATAACTGTAGAGCTTATATGCGACGGGGTTCACATTGACCCTGCAATGATAAAAATAGTTTTAAAATGTAAACCTATAGACAATATAGTTTTAATAACAGATTCTATAATTGCCGCAGGCGCCGGAAATGGTGAATACTCTTTTGCAGGAAAAGAATTGTACATTGAAAATGGATGTGCAAAGCATAAAAACGGGGTTATAGCAGGAAGTGTTGTTACCATGATTGACATATTTAAAAACATGGTTGGAAGGTGGGGGGTTCCTATTGAAAACTGCATAAAAATGACCTCTGCAAATGCTGCAAAGGTAGCAGGGATTTATCATAAAAAAGGAAGCCTTACATGTGGTAAGGATGCTGATATTATAATTATGGATAAAAAATTAAATTTATTGGCAACCATAGCAGAAGGAAATATAGTATACAGAGCTTAAACTTAAAGTATGAATCTACCGTTTAAAGTGTGGATATACCGTCTAAATATATTATCTGGATATACTATAACCCCATTTCCTTCATATACAATTTGACACAGTTCCTGCCCGCCTGTTTTGCCTTATAGAGAGCTACATCGGCGGTTTTTAAAAGGGTTTGTTTATTTGTTGCAAACATTGGGAAAGCACTGACCCCAAGGCTGCAGGTTATATTTGGAATCTGGATGTTGTTGATTTTAGGCATAGGTTCTAAAGCAACTGACTCCCGGATTCTTTCGGCAATAGCCATAGCCGTCCCGGTATCTGTAGCAGGTAAAATAGCTACAAACTCTTCTCCACCGTATCTTGCCACCAAGTCAGTTCTCCTGAGGCATCTTAATATAACCTGTGAGAACACCACAAGCACTTCATCACCGGCTGCGTGACCGTATGTGTCATTAATGCGTTTGAAGTGGTCAATGTCAAGCATAATGATGCTTAATTTACTTGATGTTTCAATTTGATTTTCCAGGTACTGTTCAAGGAAACTTCTATTATATAATTTAGTGAGTTTATCTGTGGTTGCCTTTTTGTTAAGCTGGTGAAGTGTCCTCTTACTGCTTATTATCGGTTTGGCAACTTCAATGTATGATTTTAATTTAGATATAATTGTATCGTCAAAGAAATACCTGGATTTTGTGTAAAGCTGAAGTATTCCCAGTGTGAGATTCCCATTAGTTATAGGCAGACAGACATAACTTCCTGTTTTGTGTTCAGGAAGCTGGAAAGCACATGTTATGTCAGTGGCAATATTTTTTACATAACATTCACGCCCATATTTTATTAAAGGACAGTATCTGGGTTCCATCCGGCAAAGGGGCATTCTTTCATTTGTTATCCTTTGCCATGTAATATCATTAACTGACCTGTCATTTCTGTAAAACAATGTAACATGATTAACTAAATGCATATTCCTTACAAAAGTATATAAAGTTTCATACACTTCTATTTCAGAAGATGATCTATGTAAAACGTCGGTAAAGTTTTTAAAATTCTTCAATTCCTTAGCATGAGCATGTTGCTTTGACAAAATAGTTAATAATATACCTAAAATTATAACAATAACTAGATATAAAATTCCCGAATATATAGTAGCAAGCAATGTTAAGCTTAACTTGACATTGTTGCTGCACCAGTCAAAAACAATATAAGTAGGAACAGAGAGAGCTATAGCAGCAAGTATTGCTATAATTGTCAGGCTAAAGGTTCCTAAGCGTTTTTTCAAAGGAGACTTTTTAAACACATCATCACCCTTCCCGTAAGGATGTTTAGCATTACAAATTAGCTAAATATTCACAAAAATGCAAAGTACGTATAGTAGCGGATAACTTGTAATGATTAACTTTTAATCTCGAAAGATGCTAAGAAAATCAAACACAATGTCCTGTTCTTTGTCGGTTTAACAAAAGCAACTAAAACATTAACTCCCCCAGATAGATACTTGCCAGTTTACATTTTATATTTTTATTGTGATACTACTATAATAGCACACAACTTGGTTTTTGGAAACAGTTTTATAAACCCATTATATAGCAATAAATTCTAAAGTGCTGAATTTACAGCTTTTTAGCAGTATTTTTTAAAATAAAATTTTTTATTTTTGTAATATATATCGGAAATTTTAGATTTTTATTTATTTTAAAAAAATCATTTAAGGTTAAAATCATATAAGGAGAAAAAATATTCAGGGGAAAATCGCAAAAATAAGTTGCAATACAGGTAATTATATGATATAATCTTACCTCGTGGAATCCTTGCCCTGTTCTTTGAAAACAGGGCCGTTAGTCCGGGAGGAGGTGAAGAAGGTGTTAAGAAAATATGAAAGTATTTTTATTGTCAATCCTGAATTAGATGAAGAAGCGACTAAATCCATAATTGATAAAATTAAAAATTTAGTAGAGTCTGAAGCAGAATTAGAAAACATTGACGAATGGGGAAAAAGAAAGTTAGCCTATCAAATTAATTACCACAGCGAAGGATATTATGTGTTGATGCATTTTGTAGCTAAACCGGAATTTATCCAAGAGCTTGACAGAGTGTACAAAATAACTGAAGAAATTATCAAGTATATTATTGTTAAAAGAAAAGACTAAGGTGATATTATGAATAAAGTTATTTTAATGGGCAGACTTACAAAGGATCCGGAAATGAGGTACACAAATACAAACAATATTCCGGTTTGCAGTTTCAGCTTAGCTGTGGACAGGCGTTTTTCCAGGCAAAATGAGGAGAAACAGACGGATTTTTTTCCTATCGTTGCATGGAACAAAAATGCGGAATTTTGCTCTAAATATCTTCAAAAGGGCAAGAAGATAGTAGTGGTAGGAAGGCTTCAGACAAGAACATGGGACGATAATGAAGGAAAAAGACATTATATAACTGAAGTTATTGCAGAAGAAACTTATTTTGCCGAGAGCAAAAAAGCAGAAGGTTCTTATAATGTTGATGATTACAGCCCTATGGCTGTATCTGAACAGCCTTCTGAAGGATTTGTTCCCATTGATGATGACGATGAACTGCCGTTTTAAGAGATCAGATATATTGTTTGTAATATTTCTTTTGCAAGGTTACAGTTGTTTTGGAAATTAGGAAGGAAAGGAGGAGCATTGAATAATGACAACTCAGAAAAAGGATAAGAGCAGCAAGGATGAAAACAGGGCTTTAAAAATAAGAAGAGCTAAGAAAAAAGTTTGTTCATTTTGTGCTGAAAAGACAGTTGTAATAGATTATAAAGATATCGCAAAATTAAGAAAGTTTCTTACTGAAAGAGGAAAGATTCTGCCAAGAAGGATTTCCGGAAACTGTGCGAAACATCAAAGGCAAATGACAACTGCTATAAAAAGAGCAAGACATATTGCACTGTTGCCATATACTTCAGACTAGAATGCTGTTCACCTTAGGATTATATAATCCTGAAATTGTGCAAATTCTTTTGATAAAATACAACAACTCATTAAGAAATCGCAAAGGTCCTTCGGACTGGCTGTTAAGGGCGTGTGTAGCACGAGGACAGCCAGGACAAAGGACTTTTTTATTATTGTGGGGTATGAAGGTAATTCCCTTAAGTTCAGCAAGATTTAAAATAGAATATAAAGCAGGTAGTAGATTTAGGCAAAAAGATTTTGAAAATGCTCCAGGAGGTATATAATATGGAGCAAAAGTAAAATGACATATATATAAATTGCAGATACTTTAAATGAAACTATCCCTCAAAAATTGGGATAAAGTTTGTATGTATGGTGAAATAGGAGATGGAGTAAGAGAAGCGTATTTTTATTTTCTTTTGCCGTCTTCTGTATTGTCTTTTCCGCATATAGAGATAAGAGAAGCATTCAGCTCCCCTCCCAGAAGTATTATAACACTTATCCAGTAAAGCCATATAAGGAGAATGATAATTCCCCCGATACCTCCGTACATATTGGAGTAATTGCTATAATTGTTAACGTATATGGAAAAGAGCAGGGAAACAATTATCCAGCCTGATGTTGAAAAAATAGCACCAGGAATAACTTCTTTTAAACTTGGGGGATTATTGGGTGTGAAACGGTACAAAAGAGAAAATACAATGGTCATAGAGGAGAAAGTAATTATATACCGTGTAATATTCCACACTCCAATGAAGA
The genomic region above belongs to Acetivibrio saccincola and contains:
- a CDS encoding 2-isopropylmalate synthase, producing the protein MSRRIKIFDTTLRDGEQTPGVNLNINEKLEIAKQLERLGVDVIEAGFAIASPGDFKAVKAVAENVKNATVASLARALEKDIDRAWEAVKEAENPLIHTFIATSDIHLKYKLKMTEEEVLERAVAMVKYAKKYCSHVEFSAEDASRTRPEFLFKVLEKVIDAGAVVVNIPDTVGYATPIEFGNLIKAIKENVPNIDKADISVHCHNDLGLAVANSLSAILNGATQIEGTINGLGERAGNAAVEEIIMGLETRKDFYNVTHNFDTTQIYRTSKLVSSLTGVKVPPNKAIVGSNAFAHESGIHQHGVLAEKTTYEIMTPESIGLSTNRMVLGKLSGRHAFEERLKELGYNNLTDEEIQKAFEMFKDLADRKKTVTDKDIEALIGAKVSKVPEVYELESFQITSGNKSVATATISLKKSEEIITEAATGDGPIDAAFNAMERVVGMNFKLEDYFLESVTEGKDALGEVTVKISKDDIAVLGRGISTDVIEASIKSYLNAINKIISEEKLLGGK
- the cimA gene encoding citramalate synthase; the encoded protein is MKRIYIYDSILRDGAQAQGISFSVEDKLKIVKKLDSMGVSYIEAGNPGSNPKDLEFFERVKKLDLKHSKIVAFGSTRRVNVSVEEDANVQSLLRADTPAVAIFGKSWGFQVKEILRTTLEENLNMIRDTVVFFKSKNKEVIFDAEHFFDGYKEDPEYAMKALKAASEGGADCLCLCDTNGGTFPDEIYEITSRVVKEFKEDIGIHCHNDTGMAVANSIMAVKAGAVQVQGTMNGYGERTGNANLTTIIPNLQLKLGYSCILEESISEFTTISRYISEIANVLHDDRAPYVGNYAFAHKAGMHADAVNKNPSAYEHIAPEAVGNTRMFLISEVAGRGALLNFINTFDKTITKDSPYTREILKKVKEMEFKGYQYEGAEGSLELIIRKILGKYKSHFELGEFKVLVSEPPISSANSSAIIKISVDGQEEMTAAEGNGPVNALDNALRKALKRFYPQIKDMKLTDYKVRVLDSDSATAAKVRVLIESTDGKDVWTTIGVSADIIEASWLALVDSIEYKLIRDELGQSE
- the glgB gene encoding 1,4-alpha-glucan branching protein GlgB, whose translation is MVKTTANYDEVLRVINAEHPDPFSVLGMHYLEHEDSVVVRAFYPNAKEINVIDISSSEKYNMDLVDEKGFFEVLLEGRSDFFKYILEVTDDTGHTFSTYDPYSFLPVLTDFDLHLFNEGNHHKIYEKLGAHLMTIDGIQGTLFAVWAPCAKRVSVVGDFNQWDGRRHAMRARGSSGVWELFIPGVKEGDIYKYEIKTPHDELYVKSDPYAFYAELRPNTASIVYDLENYEWNDHEWMKKRDKENNFDKPVSIYEVHLGSWKRVSNDENGFYTYRELADQLVEYVKEMGYTHIQLLPVAEHPFDGSWGYQITGYYAATSRYGEPKDFMYFVDKCHQNGIGVLLDWVPAHFPKDGHGLARFDGTALYEHYDQKQGEHPDWGTHIFNYGRHEVRNFLISNALFWLDKYHIDGLRVDAVASMLYLDYGKKDGEWIPNRWGGKENVDAIEFLRQLNSTVFSYYPGVMMIAEESTSWALVTKPPYVGGLGFSYKWNMGWMNDFLRYMSMDSIYRKYHQDLITFSLMYAFSENFILVLSHDEVVHGKCSMIEKMPGDYWQKFAGLRACYGYMYGHPGKKLLFMGGEFAQFIEWNYKQSLDWFLLDYDMHKKMQTYVKDLNHLYRNEKALYEVDFNYEGFEWIDCNDREHSIVSFIRKGKDWRDCLIFLSNFTPVPHHNYRIGVPFDAEYTEIFNSDWEKYGGSNVGNFEPLKAEDQPFHNRSYSISLTVPPLATIVLRPELKQIKK
- the nagA gene encoding N-acetylglucosamine-6-phosphate deacetylase — encoded protein: MKLIKNGLVFYDNNSFEKKDILIKDGKIADIRRGISKNGCEVIDAEGFWVLPGFIDIHTHGGGGYDIMNSKCRELESLSRFFVSKGVTAFLPAVMTAPLEDMMNAVRNINQYINKINKPSKNKIPGAKIIGINMEGPFISQKYKGSHPKEHIIPPSVSLLERFIHESGGNIKIVTVAPEAENAISFIEHFKRRGIVFSAGHTGADYKVAAHAFEKGFSHVTHLFNAMAGIHHRDPGIAGAALERDNITVELICDGVHIDPAMIKIVLKCKPIDNIVLITDSIIAAGAGNGEYSFAGKELYIENGCAKHKNGVIAGSVVTMIDIFKNMVGRWGVPIENCIKMTSANAAKVAGIYHKKGSLTCGKDADIIIMDKKLNLLATIAEGNIVYRA
- a CDS encoding sensor domain-containing diguanylate cyclase yields the protein MFKKSPLKKRLGTFSLTIIAILAAIALSVPTYIVFDWCSNNVKLSLTLLATIYSGILYLVIVIILGILLTILSKQHAHAKELKNFKNFTDVLHRSSSEIEVYETLYTFVRNMHLVNHVTLFYRNDRSVNDITWQRITNERMPLCRMEPRYCPLIKYGRECYVKNIATDITCAFQLPEHKTGSYVCLPITNGNLTLGILQLYTKSRYFFDDTIISKLKSYIEVAKPIISSKRTLHQLNKKATTDKLTKLYNRSFLEQYLENQIETSSKLSIIMLDIDHFKRINDTYGHAAGDEVLVVFSQVILRCLRRTDLVARYGGEEFVAILPATDTGTAMAIAERIRESVALEPMPKINNIQIPNITCSLGVSAFPMFATNKQTLLKTADVALYKAKQAGRNCVKLYMKEMGL
- the rpsF gene encoding 30S ribosomal protein S6; the protein is MLRKYESIFIVNPELDEEATKSIIDKIKNLVESEAELENIDEWGKRKLAYQINYHSEGYYVLMHFVAKPEFIQELDRVYKITEEIIKYIIVKRKD
- a CDS encoding single-stranded DNA-binding protein, with amino-acid sequence MNKVILMGRLTKDPEMRYTNTNNIPVCSFSLAVDRRFSRQNEEKQTDFFPIVAWNKNAEFCSKYLQKGKKIVVVGRLQTRTWDDNEGKRHYITEVIAEETYFAESKKAEGSYNVDDYSPMAVSEQPSEGFVPIDDDDELPF
- the rpsR gene encoding 30S ribosomal protein S18, whose amino-acid sequence is MTTQKKDKSSKDENRALKIRRAKKKVCSFCAEKTVVIDYKDIAKLRKFLTERGKILPRRISGNCAKHQRQMTTAIKRARHIALLPYTSD